In Pseudomonadota bacterium, a genomic segment contains:
- a CDS encoding class I SAM-dependent methyltransferase: protein MQDRECPRRLADARLTASGDSVAQASRSPRRSTRGAEHGGGARVNEVTPAEQVERGRSQPSPESWRERFLAHLPLRWIFELFYLSSSDPWHYWRSSFERRRYDAARALIERHAPRPRRVLEVGCSVGAFTRVLLDIGSGHVTAVDISSVALRRARRGLARASERAADVELVCADLFADELPEGRFDLIVAMDVLGYTASLDVLSGLCARMRDRLSSDGLILLGNTRLRAQDGEGFEPFASGFPKLGARAILEAFSRGAQHVGALEDPKWRLDLLAYPQRDGG, encoded by the coding sequence GTGCAAGACCGCGAGTGCCCTCGGCGTCTCGCAGATGCACGTCTCACGGCTTCAGGCGATAGCGTTGCGCAAGCTTCGCGCAGCCCTCGACGATCCACAAGAGGCGCGGAGCACGGGGGAGGAGCTCGCGTGAACGAAGTCACGCCTGCCGAGCAGGTTGAGCGCGGGCGTTCCCAGCCTTCTCCTGAAAGCTGGCGCGAGCGCTTCCTGGCACACCTCCCGCTGCGCTGGATCTTCGAGTTGTTCTATCTCTCGTCGTCTGATCCATGGCACTACTGGCGCTCTTCGTTCGAGCGTCGCCGCTATGACGCGGCCCGCGCCCTCATCGAGCGTCACGCTCCGCGCCCCCGCCGCGTGCTCGAGGTGGGCTGCTCAGTCGGCGCGTTCACCCGTGTCCTTCTCGACATCGGGTCCGGGCACGTCACGGCGGTGGACATCTCCTCGGTTGCGCTGCGTCGCGCGCGGCGAGGGCTCGCGCGTGCCTCGGAGAGAGCGGCTGATGTCGAGCTCGTCTGTGCGGATCTGTTCGCCGACGAACTTCCAGAGGGGAGGTTCGACCTCATCGTTGCCATGGACGTGCTGGGCTACACCGCGAGTCTCGACGTTCTCAGCGGGCTGTGCGCGCGCATGCGGGACCGTCTCTCGTCGGACGGGCTGATCCTGCTCGGGAACACCAGGCTTCGCGCGCAGGACGGCGAGGGATTCGAGCCGTTTGCCTCCGGCTTCCCGAAGCTTGGCGCACGGGCCATCCTCGAGGCGTTCTCGCGAGGCGCGCAGCACGTGGGCGCGCTGGAGGACCCGAAGTGGCGTCTTGATCTGCTGGCCTACCCCCAGCGCGACGGGGGCTAG
- a CDS encoding anti-sigma factor antagonist: MEISVNTRALDARAHAVEVKGEIDVYTSPRVKETINDLIDQGHNNMVINLEGVRYIDSTGLGVLIGALKKVREKNGKIVLICTNPQIKKIFNITGLIKIFDIYKDEEEALGSFAGAV; encoded by the coding sequence GTGGAAATCAGCGTCAATACGAGAGCGCTCGACGCTCGCGCCCACGCCGTCGAGGTGAAGGGCGAGATCGATGTGTACACGTCTCCGCGCGTCAAAGAGACCATCAACGATCTCATCGATCAGGGTCACAACAACATGGTCATCAATCTCGAGGGAGTGCGCTACATCGACAGCACCGGCCTCGGGGTGCTCATCGGCGCGCTCAAGAAGGTGCGTGAGAAGAACGGAAAGATCGTTCTCATCTGCACCAATCCCCAGATCAAGAAGATCTTCAACATCACGGGCCTCATCAAGATCTTCGACATCTACAAGGACGAAGAGGAGGCACTGGGGAGCTTCGCGGGAGCGGTATGA
- a CDS encoding YtxH domain-containing protein — protein sequence MDDRKDGAGFVFGLLVGALVGASIAVILAPQSGADTREDLKHRARDLQHKANDLVAEMADDAGEWVEKGKQVIGKAFQRQAADEARILNRYSDEPAGGATAQ from the coding sequence ATGGATGATCGCAAGGATGGGGCCGGGTTTGTGTTCGGCCTCCTGGTGGGCGCCCTCGTAGGGGCGTCTATCGCCGTCATTCTCGCCCCCCAGTCCGGGGCTGACACGCGTGAAGACCTCAAGCATCGCGCTCGCGATCTTCAGCACAAAGCCAACGATCTCGTCGCCGAGATGGCCGACGACGCGGGCGAGTGGGTGGAGAAGGGCAAGCAGGTCATCGGCAAGGCGTTCCAGCGTCAGGCAGCCGACGAGGCGAGAATTCTCAACCGCTACAGCGACGAGCCGGCGGGCGGCGCGACGGCGCAGTAG
- a CDS encoding SigB/SigF/SigG family RNA polymerase sigma factor has product MSERGTGGGGPERERVRTLLVAYTDTRDPAVREQLVALHVGLARALAFRFAHRGEPLDDVYQVACLGLLNAIERYDPGAGVAFTTFATPTIIGEIRRYFRDRTASIRLPRRMQELRVAVSQGAEALTGQLGRVPTTRELSAHLAVSEVEVIEVVELGESPGVVSLDAELWGDGRSADRFIEHLGQLDMRFEAIDRRLSLVRAFERLDHRERLLLHLRFTEGLSQCKTASALGVSQMHVSRLQAIALRKLRAALDDPQEARSTGEELA; this is encoded by the coding sequence TTGAGCGAGCGCGGCACGGGGGGAGGCGGGCCGGAGAGAGAGCGTGTCCGCACCCTGCTCGTCGCATACACTGATACCCGTGATCCCGCCGTGCGCGAGCAGCTCGTGGCGCTGCACGTGGGGCTGGCCCGAGCCCTGGCCTTCCGCTTCGCACATCGCGGGGAACCGCTCGACGACGTGTATCAGGTCGCCTGCCTGGGGCTGCTGAACGCCATCGAGCGGTACGATCCCGGTGCGGGGGTCGCGTTCACCACCTTCGCCACGCCCACGATCATCGGCGAGATCCGCCGTTACTTCCGCGATCGCACCGCCAGCATCCGTCTTCCCCGACGCATGCAGGAGCTGCGCGTCGCGGTCAGTCAGGGGGCCGAAGCGCTCACGGGACAGCTGGGACGGGTTCCCACGACCCGTGAGCTCAGCGCGCACCTGGCCGTCTCGGAGGTCGAGGTAATCGAGGTGGTCGAGCTCGGTGAGTCGCCTGGGGTTGTGTCTCTCGACGCCGAGCTGTGGGGAGATGGCCGCTCCGCTGACCGCTTCATCGAGCACCTCGGACAGCTGGACATGCGATTCGAGGCGATCGATCGTCGACTCAGCCTTGTGCGTGCCTTCGAGCGCCTGGACCATCGTGAGCGGCTCCTGCTGCACCTGCGCTTCACGGAAGGCCTCTCTCAGTGCAAGACCGCGAGTGCCCTCGGCGTCTCGCAGATGCACGTCTCACGGCTTCAGGCGATAGCGTTGCGCAAGCTTCGCGCAGCCCTCGACGATCCACAAGAGGCGCGGAGCACGGGGGAGGAGCTCGCGTGA
- a CDS encoding repressor LexA: MPDPALDPTLTQRQMQILDFIRDGVRSRGFPP; the protein is encoded by the coding sequence ATGCCAGATCCCGCCCTCGACCCCACCCTTACCCAGCGGCAGATGCAGATCCTCGACTTCATCCGCGATGGAGTCCGCTCCCGGGGGTTTCCTCCG